TCTATCCTATGACGTCTGAAAAGAAAAATTTGTTTTATCGCCTCCTCGATTCCGTTGAATATGTAGGGAATAAACTTCCTCACCCTGCAACCTTATTTGCTTTGCTTGCTCTTGTTGTCATTCTTTCGGGATTATTGGAAATTCTCCAACTTACAGCAAAACATCACGGCACCGGCGAAGAAATCCGCACAGTTTGTTTACTCAGTGGAGATGGGCTTCGGCGGGTAGTTTCGACTATTGCAACAGGAGTAGTTTCTTCACTCGTTATCGCCGCGTTCGTAAGGAAAAAATAATTGCTCTCGTCAAGACGCGAAGTCGCAAAAAATATTTCTTCGAACTTTGCGTGAAACCAAAAACACTATGCGTCCATCATATTACGTTATCATCATCGCACTCATTATTGCTTTTCAAAAGCAGAAGGAATATCCTTCTGTGTCAGCCGGAAGCCGTTTTCCAAATTTGCTTGTGGAAAACGGACATCTTGCAATGGTGTGGTTTGAAGTTACCGACACGAGCAAGCGATTACTTTTTTCTGAAATGAAGTACGGCGAATGGACAACGCCGACAACGATAACATTGAATAAAAACTTTTTTATTAACTGGGCAGATTTTCCTTCGCTCTATTCGCTCGGCGGTGATACGCTTGCAGTTCACTATCTTGAAAAAGGCGGAAGCGGAACATACGATTACAACGTGAAAGTTCGCTTTTCCTACAATCACGGAAAAACGTGGACGAGCGGAGAAATTGTTCACAACGATTCGAGTCACGGCGAACACGGATTTGTTTCGTTCTTTCGGATGAATAATAACACGCACGGAATTGTGTGGCTCGATGGAAGATTTATGCCGAGCGAAGATGAAGAAAATTCACACGATGGGCACGGCGGCGATATGAGTTTGTATGCAACGACATTTTCGTCGCAACAACTTTCCCGCATTGAAACCGTTCTCGATAATCGTGTGTGCGAATGTTGTCCGACTTCTGCATTGCAAA
This Ignavibacteria bacterium DNA region includes the following protein-coding sequences:
- a CDS encoding exo-alpha-sialidase — protein: MRPSYYVIIIALIIAFQKQKEYPSVSAGSRFPNLLVENGHLAMVWFEVTDTSKRLLFSEMKYGEWTTPTTITLNKNFFINWADFPSLYSLGGDTLAVHYLEKGGSGTYDYNVKVRFSYNHGKTWTSGEIVHNDSSHGEHGFVSFFRMNNNTHGIVWLDGRFMPSEDEENSHDGHGGDMSLYATTFSSQQLSRIETVLDNRVCECCPTSALQTETGIIVAYRNRDETEIRNINIIRFENGNWGEPITVHDDNWQIPGCPVNGPVLVGKGKSVACVWYTAPDNSPEVKIAFSNDEGKTFAKPISVSKKLPLGRVDALWLNDGSVLVSWIEQVEQMGELCVVRVNKNGKISPHKIIAEIDVARGSGYPKMELFGEKIFFALTKTGEETKIETKWMNVEELE